A single genomic interval of Streptomyces sp. BA2 harbors:
- a CDS encoding RrF2 family transcriptional regulator, with amino-acid sequence MRISARADYAVRAALQLAACQDDGPLKAEAIADAQEIPHKFLEGILNDMRRGGLVLSQRGGNGGYRLARPADHISIADVIRVVEGPLVSVRGVRPPELAYSGPAESLLPLWIALRANVRQILEGVTLADVAGAELPTPVTTLTADPAAWTNP; translated from the coding sequence ATGCGGATCTCAGCCAGGGCGGACTACGCGGTACGTGCCGCGCTGCAACTCGCCGCGTGCCAGGACGACGGGCCGCTGAAGGCCGAGGCCATCGCGGACGCCCAGGAGATCCCGCACAAGTTCCTCGAGGGCATCCTCAACGACATGCGGCGCGGCGGTCTCGTCCTCAGCCAGCGCGGCGGCAACGGCGGCTACCGCCTCGCCCGGCCCGCCGACCACATCAGCATCGCGGACGTCATCCGCGTCGTGGAGGGGCCCTTGGTGTCGGTACGCGGAGTACGCCCTCCGGAGCTGGCCTACAGCGGGCCCGCGGAATCGCTGCTGCCGCTGTGGATCGCACTGCGGGCGAACGTCCGCCAGATCCTTGAGGGCGTGACCCTGGCCGACGTCGCGGGCGCCGAACTGCCCACCCCGGTCACGACACTCACCGCGGATCCCGCGGCTTGGACGAACCCTTAG
- a CDS encoding type A2 lantipeptide — protein sequence MNYTPQVETLEISDADLDNVSGGLSANAVGTVTGVVDSIAPVSSTVGTAVGVVEGTTGLNTAPIAGLATSTVAGL from the coding sequence ATGAACTACACCCCCCAGGTCGAGACCCTCGAGATTTCCGACGCCGACCTCGACAACGTCTCGGGTGGCCTCTCCGCCAACGCCGTCGGCACCGTGACCGGCGTCGTCGACTCGATCGCCCCGGTCTCCTCCACCGTCGGCACCGCCGTGGGCGTCGTCGAGGGCACCACCGGCCTGAACACGGCCCCCATCGCCGGCCTGGCCACCAGCACGGTCGCCGGTCTCTGA
- a CDS encoding HlyD family efflux transporter periplasmic adaptor subunit — translation MQFRQQALSKLQSPEELDLPVRYARPQGLLVLAVTVIVMAAASVWAVTGSISSTLRAPGILTHGQGSYVLQSPVTGQVTRVIAEEGKRVDAGAPVLKVRTDQGDKVVRSIAAGRVTTLVARIGTVVTTGADVATVERVSGTDDPLLAMLYVPADSAATVPVGASVDLTVQSVPTQEYGMLRGRVKAVGRTAQSDQKISGFLGDKELAGQFTKDGPPVAVLVRLETSSGTKSGYKWSSAGGPPFALDSMTLATGAFHLAEQRPIDWLLP, via the coding sequence GTGCAGTTCCGCCAACAGGCCCTGTCCAAGCTGCAGTCGCCCGAGGAACTCGACCTGCCGGTGCGCTACGCCCGACCCCAGGGCCTGCTCGTGCTCGCCGTCACCGTGATCGTCATGGCCGCCGCGAGCGTCTGGGCCGTGACCGGCTCGATCTCCTCCACACTCCGCGCACCCGGCATCCTCACCCACGGCCAGGGCAGTTACGTCCTCCAGAGCCCCGTCACCGGACAGGTGACGCGCGTGATCGCCGAAGAGGGAAAACGCGTCGACGCCGGGGCCCCCGTGCTCAAAGTCCGTACGGACCAAGGCGACAAGGTCGTACGCTCCATCGCCGCGGGCCGCGTGACCACACTGGTCGCCAGGATCGGCACCGTCGTCACCACCGGCGCCGACGTCGCGACCGTCGAGCGTGTCTCGGGCACCGACGACCCACTCCTCGCCATGCTCTACGTCCCCGCCGACAGCGCGGCCACCGTCCCCGTCGGCGCCTCCGTGGACCTCACGGTCCAGTCCGTGCCCACGCAGGAGTACGGGATGCTGCGCGGCCGCGTGAAGGCGGTCGGGCGCACCGCCCAGAGCGACCAGAAGATCAGCGGGTTCCTCGGCGACAAGGAACTGGCCGGGCAGTTCACCAAGGACGGGCCACCCGTGGCCGTCCTCGTGCGCCTGGAAACCTCCTCCGGCACCAAGTCCGGCTACAAGTGGTCATCCGCCGGAGGCCCGCCCTTCGCGCTCGACTCCATGACCCTGGCCACCGGCGCCTTCCACCTCGCCGAGCAGCGCCCGATCGATTGGCTGCTTCCGTGA
- a CDS encoding NHLP family bacteriocin export ABC transporter peptidase/permease/ATPase subunit yields the protein MTAPHPSPAHQQQLPPPGGRRRHRPEPPQRGRRRAAPRPASKGRPQKTVRTPTVLQMEAVECGAAALAMVLAHHGRHVPLEELRIACGVSRDGSRASNLLKAARSYGLTAKGMQMEPAALAEVKAPAILFWEFNHYVVHDGMGRRFGRRGAYINDPDKGRRFVPSEDFDTSFTGVVLVLEPGENFRPGGRKPGIMRAMPARLRGTTGTMLAALFASLLLVAVGAALPALSRTYIDLFLIGHQTSLLGALFVSMGAMVALTVVLTWLQQANLLRGRIISSTLSSARFLRHLLRLPVTFYAQRSPADLVQRLASNDAVAETLARDLTAAGVDGIVVLLYAALLWTYDPQLTLVGVGIALLNIVAMRIVIRLRATGTQKLRADSAKLTNTSYTGLQLIETMKATGAENGYFRRWAGQHATTLEEQQRLGVPSAWLGVVAPTLATLNSALILWIGGLRAVEGHLSIGLLVAFQALVTRFTAPITRLNGVAGRIQDFGADVARLKDVENFPVDTLYSRPEPAASTRRLKGHVTLDDITFGYSPLDKPLLTGFSLSVGPGQQVALVGGSGSGKSTVSRLISGLYSPWEGTIRIDGQRLEDIPRGALAASVSFVDQDVFLFEGTIRDNVALWDPSIPDDAVIAALKDACLYEIVARRPGGIHGRVEQDGRNFSGGQRQRLEIARALVRRPSILVLDEVTSALDAETEQVIIDNLRRRGCACVVIAHRLSTVRDSDEIVVLDHGSVVERGRHEHLVAAGGPYADLVKEH from the coding sequence GTGACCGCACCGCACCCCTCCCCGGCACACCAGCAGCAACTGCCGCCCCCCGGCGGCCGTCGCAGGCACCGCCCCGAACCCCCGCAGCGCGGCCGCCGCCGCGCCGCGCCGCGCCCCGCGTCCAAGGGCAGGCCGCAGAAGACCGTCCGTACCCCCACCGTCCTGCAGATGGAGGCCGTGGAGTGCGGCGCCGCGGCGCTCGCCATGGTCCTGGCGCACCACGGACGGCACGTCCCGCTGGAGGAGCTGCGCATCGCGTGCGGCGTCTCCCGCGACGGCTCGCGGGCCAGCAACCTCCTGAAGGCGGCGCGCAGTTACGGCCTCACGGCCAAGGGCATGCAGATGGAACCGGCCGCGCTCGCCGAGGTGAAGGCGCCCGCGATCCTCTTCTGGGAGTTCAACCACTACGTCGTCCACGACGGCATGGGCCGCCGCTTCGGACGCCGCGGCGCGTACATCAACGACCCGGACAAGGGCCGCCGCTTCGTCCCCTCCGAGGACTTCGACACCAGCTTCACCGGCGTCGTCCTGGTCCTCGAACCGGGCGAGAACTTCCGGCCCGGAGGCCGCAAGCCCGGCATCATGCGAGCGATGCCCGCTCGGCTGCGCGGCACCACGGGCACCATGCTCGCCGCGCTCTTCGCCAGCCTGCTGCTCGTCGCGGTCGGCGCGGCGCTGCCCGCGCTCAGCCGCACGTACATCGACCTGTTCCTGATCGGCCATCAGACGTCCCTGCTCGGCGCGCTGTTCGTGTCGATGGGCGCGATGGTGGCGCTCACCGTCGTCCTCACCTGGCTGCAACAGGCGAATCTGCTGCGCGGGCGCATCATCTCCTCCACGCTGAGCAGCGCCCGCTTCCTGCGCCATCTGCTGCGCCTGCCCGTCACGTTCTACGCCCAGCGCAGCCCCGCCGACCTCGTCCAGCGCCTCGCGTCCAACGACGCGGTCGCCGAGACACTGGCCCGCGACCTCACGGCAGCGGGCGTCGACGGCATCGTCGTACTCCTCTACGCGGCCCTGCTGTGGACCTACGACCCCCAGCTCACCCTGGTCGGCGTAGGCATCGCCCTCCTGAACATCGTCGCGATGCGCATCGTCATCCGGCTGCGGGCCACCGGCACCCAGAAGCTGCGGGCCGACAGCGCCAAGCTCACCAACACCTCGTACACCGGCCTCCAGTTGATCGAGACGATGAAGGCCACCGGAGCCGAGAACGGCTACTTCCGGCGGTGGGCGGGCCAGCACGCCACCACCCTGGAGGAGCAGCAGCGCCTCGGAGTGCCGAGCGCCTGGCTCGGCGTGGTCGCGCCGACCCTCGCGACGCTCAACAGCGCGCTGATCCTGTGGATCGGCGGCCTGCGCGCGGTCGAGGGACATCTGTCGATCGGTCTGCTCGTCGCGTTCCAGGCGCTCGTCACCCGCTTCACCGCGCCGATCACCCGCCTCAACGGCGTCGCGGGCCGCATCCAGGACTTCGGCGCCGACGTCGCCCGCCTCAAGGACGTCGAGAACTTCCCCGTCGACACCCTCTACTCCCGCCCCGAACCGGCCGCGAGCACCCGTCGCCTCAAGGGCCACGTCACCCTCGACGACATCACCTTCGGCTACAGCCCTCTCGACAAGCCGCTCCTGACCGGCTTCTCCCTCTCGGTCGGCCCCGGCCAGCAGGTCGCGCTCGTCGGCGGCTCGGGCAGCGGCAAGTCGACCGTCTCCCGGCTGATCTCGGGGCTCTACAGCCCCTGGGAGGGCACCATCCGCATCGACGGACAGCGTCTGGAGGACATACCGCGGGGGGCGCTCGCCGCCTCCGTCTCCTTCGTCGACCAGGACGTCTTCCTCTTCGAGGGCACCATCCGCGACAACGTCGCGCTGTGGGACCCGTCCATCCCTGACGACGCCGTCATCGCCGCCCTCAAGGACGCCTGCCTGTACGAGATCGTGGCCCGCAGGCCCGGCGGCATCCACGGCCGCGTCGAGCAGGACGGCCGCAACTTCTCCGGCGGGCAGCGCCAGCGCCTGGAGATCGCGCGTGCCCTGGTCCGCCGCCCCAGCATCCTCGTACTCGACGAGGTGACCAGCGCCCTGGACGCGGAGACCGAGCAGGTCATCATCGACAACCTGCGCCGCCGCGGCTGCGCCTGCGTCGTCATCGCGCACCGCCTGAGCACCGTGCGCGACAGCGACGAGATCGTCGTCCTCGACCACGGCTCGGTCGTGGAACGCGGACGCCACGAACACCTCGTCGCCGCCGGCGGACCCTACGCCGACCTGGTCAAGGAGCACTGA